A region of Nocardioides sp. JS614 DNA encodes the following proteins:
- a CDS encoding sulfate/molybdate ABC transporter ATP-binding protein, protein MSLELSATVADRNLDVAFEVAAGETVALLGPNGAGKSTALAVAAGLLRPDRGRVRLGGRELTGEGRFVPPHDRQVALLAQDPLLFPHLSVLENVAFGPRSRGRSRHDSRAAARHWLTEVDAADLADRPPAAISGGQAQRVAVARALAAEPELLLLDEPMAALDVAVSPALRQTLRRVLAGRTVVLVTHDVLDALLLADRVVVLDGGRVVEDGPSAEVLARPRSRFAARIAGLNMIAGTWRDGAVLDTAGVAIRGLAAEDGPGPGDPAVAVFRPSAVSVFREDPGGSPRNILPVTITDLEPHGDQVRVRAGHLAADVTVPSVAELDLAPGVRVVFAVKANEVSVYRT, encoded by the coding sequence GTGAGCCTGGAGCTCAGCGCCACCGTCGCCGACCGGAACCTCGACGTCGCCTTCGAGGTCGCCGCCGGCGAGACCGTCGCGCTCCTGGGGCCCAACGGGGCCGGGAAGTCGACGGCGCTGGCCGTGGCCGCCGGCCTGCTGCGCCCCGACCGCGGCCGGGTGCGCCTCGGCGGGCGCGAGCTCACCGGCGAGGGCCGGTTCGTGCCGCCGCACGACCGGCAGGTCGCGCTGCTCGCCCAGGACCCGCTGCTGTTCCCCCACCTGAGCGTGCTCGAGAACGTGGCCTTCGGTCCGCGCAGCCGTGGTCGCAGCCGGCACGACTCCCGAGCCGCCGCCCGGCACTGGCTCACGGAGGTCGACGCCGCAGACCTGGCGGACCGGCCGCCGGCGGCGATCTCCGGCGGTCAGGCCCAGCGGGTCGCCGTGGCCCGCGCCCTGGCCGCGGAGCCGGAGCTGCTGCTGCTCGACGAGCCGATGGCCGCCCTGGACGTGGCCGTCTCCCCGGCGCTGCGCCAGACGCTGCGCCGGGTGCTCGCCGGCCGGACCGTCGTCCTGGTCACCCACGACGTGCTCGACGCGCTGCTGCTCGCCGACCGGGTCGTCGTGCTCGACGGTGGCCGGGTCGTCGAGGACGGGCCGAGCGCCGAGGTGCTGGCCCGGCCGCGCAGCCGGTTCGCCGCCCGCATCGCCGGGCTGAACATGATCGCCGGCACCTGGCGCGACGGCGCGGTGCTGGACACCGCCGGGGTCGCGATCCGCGGGCTCGCCGCCGAGGACGGGCCGGGGCCCGGGGATCCGGCCGTCGCGGTGTTCCGGCCGAGCGCCGTCTCGGTGTTCCGGGAGGACCCCGGCGGCAGCCCCCGCAACATCCTGCCGGTGACGATCACCGACCTCGAGCCGCACGGCGACCAGGTCCGGGTCCGGGCCGGCCACCTGGCCGCGGACGTGACCGTGCCCTCCGTGGCCGAGCTCGACCTGGCCCCCGGCGTACGCGTGGTGTTCGCCGTCAAGGCGAACGAGGTGTCCGTCTACCGCACCTGA